From the Pseudomonas sp. SORT22 genome, one window contains:
- a CDS encoding DUF2798 domain-containing protein translates to MTFQTSARPRRKLGVRATPYVFAFYMSAIMALLMCFVITAANAGINEQYLGNVLKAYQLAMPVAFACVLVVRPIVLKLVAWTVHPSH, encoded by the coding sequence ATGACCTTCCAGACCAGCGCCCGCCCCCGGCGCAAACTCGGCGTTCGCGCCACCCCCTACGTGTTTGCCTTCTACATGTCGGCAATCATGGCCCTGTTGATGTGCTTCGTGATTACCGCCGCCAACGCAGGCATCAACGAGCAGTACCTGGGCAACGTGCTCAAAGCCTATCAACTGGCCATGCCAGTAGCCTTTGCCTGTGTGCTGGTGGTGCGCCCGATCGTGCTCAAGCTGGTGGCCTGGACCGTGCACCCGAGCCACTGA
- a CDS encoding glutathione peroxidase has product MRARWMLVPLLTLAAAANALAADCPALLKGSLPELRGKEQIDLCQRFAGKPLVVVNTASYCGFAPQFEGLESVYKEYHEQGLEMLGVPSNDFKQEDADAEKTAKVCYANYGVTFTMTQARPVRGDDATPLFKELAAQSSAPKWNFYKYVVDRQGKVVASFTSLTKPDDPAFKAAIEKAIASRP; this is encoded by the coding sequence ATGCGCGCACGCTGGATGTTGGTTCCGTTGTTGACCTTGGCCGCTGCGGCCAATGCCCTGGCCGCCGATTGCCCGGCGCTGCTCAAGGGCTCGTTGCCGGAGCTGCGCGGCAAGGAGCAGATCGACCTGTGCCAGCGCTTTGCCGGCAAGCCGCTGGTGGTGGTCAATACCGCCAGCTATTGCGGCTTTGCCCCGCAGTTCGAAGGGCTTGAAAGCGTCTACAAGGAGTACCACGAACAGGGCCTGGAAATGCTCGGGGTGCCGTCCAACGACTTCAAGCAGGAAGACGCCGATGCCGAGAAAACCGCCAAGGTCTGCTACGCCAACTATGGCGTGACCTTCACCATGACCCAGGCCCGGCCCGTGCGTGGCGACGATGCCACGCCGCTGTTCAAGGAACTGGCCGCGCAGAGCAGTGCGCCGAAGTGGAATTTCTACAAGTACGTGGTTGATCGCCAGGGCAAGGTAGTGGCCAGTTTCACCAGCCTGACCAAGCCGGATGACCCGGCGTTCAAGGCGGCGATTGAAAAGGCCATTGCTTCCCGGCCCTGA